DNA sequence from the Acidimicrobiales bacterium genome:
AGAGCGCGGAACCAGATGAGGTAGGGCCCCACGGTCCCGCCGAACACGAGGAAGAGCATCCAGCCCCATGCCGACGCGGGTAGGTCGTCGAGGGCCTTCGCGGCGTGCGGCATGAGCGGGATCATGGTCAGTGCCCCGGCGACGAGCACGAGCCCGACGCCGTCCACCGGCGAGTAGCGGTCCATGTCGGTCATCGTCTTCGACAACACGGTGTAGAGCGCCCAGCCGATCGGGGTGACGAGGGTGAGCGCGGCGCCCCAGGGGTTGTCGACGGTGAGTTCAGTCTCGCCGCTTCCCGCGAGGATCACGATCGTGGCCCCGCACAGCGCGATGGCGAAGCCGGCGACCTGTCGCGGGCGGATCCTCTCGGAGAGCAGCGCTACGGCCAACAGGGTGGCCCACACCGGCGACGTGGAGACGATCACCGACGTGAGCGGTGGTGACAGGAAGCGTTGGCCGTACACGACGGGGATCTGGGTCATCGGGACGGCGACGACACCCATCAGGAGGAGTCGCGGGAGGTCCGACCGGGTCACCCGGGGCCGCTTCGCTGGCCGGCTGTACATCAGCGCGGCGAACACCGCGGCGTTGGCCGTGACCCAGATCGTGGTGAGTTGGATCGCGTCCACGTGCTCGAGGATCCTGGCGATCGCCGGGAAGGTGAACCCCCAGAGGATCACGTTTGCCACGAGTGACCCGTGGAGGGCGACCTTGTGCATCCGCGCGAACGCTACTCGGAGCGGGCGCAGCGCAGGCCTGGTGTCACGGTTCGGAGTCCGAGTGCCTCGGCCGGCCGCGACGTCGTCCTGGTCGACGACGACTTCGACTGTGAGATAACGGGAAGTGTCGTCCTGGGCGACGACGACGTCCCGCAAAACCTGGCGGTCGCGCCGGCGCGCCGTGGGAGACTGGCACTGCCGCACGGGATCGTGCGAGAGGAAGGGTTTCGGCCTATGAGGAGAGTGGCGCTCGCCCACTGGGGCGCGTACGAGATCGGGTCCGACGGGTCTTTGCGCGGCACCCCTACCGATCCCGACCCCTCGACGATCGGACTACCGGCAGACGCCCTTCGATCACAGCGGGTCCTCGCTCCGATGGTTCGCAGGTCATGGCTCGACCACGGCGTCCTCAGCCACCCGGAACGTCGCGGCGTGGACGATCTCCTCCCCGTCGAATGGGACCGCGCCCTCGACATCGTCGCCGAGGCGTTCGAGACGATCCGCGACGCTCACGGAAACGAATCGATCTTCGCCGGTTCCTACGGGTGGGCCAGCGCGGGGCGCTTCCACCACGCCCAGAGTCAACTCAAGCGCTTCCTCAACTGCCTCGGGGGCTACGTCGACAGCGTCGGGACCTACAGCACCGGTGCCGCGGAGGTCGTCGCTCCCCGGGTGACGGGCCTCTCAGAAGCAGAGCTCGAACGGATCGCACCCCCACTCGACGAGGTCGTCGCCAACACCGATCTGGTGGTGAGCTTCGGGGGGTTCCCCGCCGGCAACACCCAGGTCGCGGGCGGCGGGCCGACCGAACACCTCTACAGGCCATCGCTGCGCGCACTGCGCGACCGGGGTTGTCGGTTCGTCACGATCGGCCCACTCCGGGGCGGATTCGACCGCGAGCTCGGCGCCGAGTGGATTCCCATGCGCCCCGGGACCGACGCCGCGATGATGATCGGTCTCGCCTCGGAGCTGGTCGGCCGCGCTACCACGTCGGCGGCTTCGGCTCCGCTCCTCGCGAACGACCTCGGACCGTTCCTCGCCTACCTCCGCGGCGACGACAGGGGTGCTCCACGGGACGCGACGTGGGCCGCATCGATCTGCGACGTCGACGCCGATGTGATCCGTGGGCTCGCAACGGCCCTGGGGCGGCGCCGGTCGCTCGTGAACGCGACCTGGTCGACCCAGCGCACCGAGAACGGGGAACAGGCGGTGTGGTCGCTGCTCGCGCTCGGCGTCGTCATCGGCCAGATGGGTCGACCCGGGTGTGGCGTCGCGTTCGGGTACGGCTCGATGGGATCGATCGGCGACCCCGTCGTGCGTCCGAGCCTTCCGGCGCTTCCCCGGGGTGCCAACCCCGTGGGAGTCACCATCCCCGTGTCGCGCATAGCGGATGCCCTCGAGTCGCCGGGTGGGCGGTACATGTTCGACGGCGCCAGCGCCACCTATCCCGACATCCGCCTCGTCTGGTGGTGCGGGGGCAACCCGTTCCACCACGCCCAGGATCTCAACCGGCTGTCGCGTGCCTTCACGCGGCCCGAGGCCGTGATCGTCAACGAGCCCTACCTGACCGCGACCGCCGCCCGTGCCGACGTGGTCCTCGCCTCGACTCTGGGCGCCGAGCGCCGCGACATCGGCGGCGCGTCGACCGGGCGTCACATCGTGTTGACCACACCGGTCGGTCCACCGCCCGGTGACGCCCGCGACGACCACGAGATCTTCGTGGCGATGGCGCGCCGCCTCGGTGTCGAACACGAGTTCACCGGCGGCCGGGACCCCGAGGCGTGGATGGAGTCGTTCTACGAGAAGGCCATAGCGAACGAACCCTCTCGTCACCCACGTGGGAGGTCGCCGTCGCTGATGGGTTGATCGAACGTAGCGCCACCGGGCCGACCGGTCGGCTCGCGGCGTTCCTGGCGGACCCCGACGGCTGCCCACTCCCGACCGTGTCGGGACGACTCGAGATCACCGTCGGCGAAGCCGAGCACCTTCTCGGACCCGGGGCCCGCGTGCACCCGGCGTGGTACGAGCCGACCGAGTGGTTGGGTTCGGCTGCGCCGGGACAGTTGCACCTCGTCACGCCGATGCCCTCGACGCGGCTCCACTCCCAGTTCGCAGCGCTCGAAGCCGAAGTACCCCCGGCTCGGCTCAATGCCGTGACGGCACGGGACGTGGGCGTCAGCGACGGTCAGGAGGTCAGGGTCGTCAACGATCGCGGTTCGTGCGCGGCACGGATCGTCGTGACGCCGGACGTGGCCGACGGGGTGTTGGTCATCGAGAACGGCCGCTGGCTCGACGTCGACGTAGACGGCCACTGCCGCCGCGGCAACGTCAACGTCGTGACGTCGGACAGGCCGACGTCGTCGTGGGGGCAGGCGACCGCCGCCCACAGCTGTCTGGTGCGCCTCGAACCCGCCTAGACAGCGCGCCGGGAGCCGTCGGGGTCCGCCGCCGAAACGATCGCTAGATACAGGAACCGAGTAGCTGGTAGAGGCGCCCGCCCGGTCCCGGCGCGAGGAAAGGCGTCCACGGGGTCGTGCCCGTCGGGTAGTCGATCTGGGCTTCGGCCGTGTACAGCGGGAAGCCGTTGGTGAGATCGGGCCCCGCCGGGACGGAGTTCAGAGCGACCGAGTCCGCCTGCAGAAGCGACGCCTCGAGCTCGGCGATGCACTGGGCGCCCCTCGGCCCGGCCAGGAGTTGAGGCATCACCGTCGCGATCACGCCGTCACGGTCGCCGCTCGCCAGCGCGGCGTCGACGCGGGTGAAGAACTCCTCGAGCAGGACCCGCGTGAGGTGCTCGTCGGGGTCGCCGTCGAAGGCTTCGCGGGGCTGGCTTCCGTCGATGTCGGGCGGGATCGTGTCGTCGGCGTCGAAGTCGACGACGTCTCCCGGTACAGGGAGAAGTGGGTCGTCGATACCGGCGCCGCTGATGTCGCCGCCCGATGTGGCGGGATCGGGGATCGCGCCGGGTTCGCCGTCGTTGTGGAAGGCGGTGGCGCGGTAGCTGAGCTCACCGTCGGGGAGTTCCTCGCGGGGGATCAGCCACACGAGCGTGTCGTCGAACTCGATGACCGCAGCAGCGGAGTAGCGGGGAAGCCCCGGGATCCCGTCGCTGAAGCCGTCGGCGTGCATCTGGCGGTCGCCGTCCTCGTCGATCTCGAGGCGGTACCAGAACTCGGTTCCATCGAAGAAGTCGGCGTCGAACTCGGGCGGGGCGGAGTAGTCGGTGTCGTCCTCGGCGTCGTCGAAGGCGAGCCCGTAGGTGAAGCTGCGCGCGCCCTCGCCGATCGGTCCGGCCAGTTCCACGCCGACCATGACGAACTCACCCTCAGGGGCGGGCCCTGCTCCGATCGGGCACGTGACGCGGTACTCGTCGGTGACGCCGCCGCAGGGGAACGCCGAGGCGTTCATCAGCCGGCGCACGCGCTCGTCGACGAGGCGGATGATCGCGGACCACACCTGGTCTATCTGGGAACCGGGGAGAGGTTGCCCGTCGACGCCGACGATGGAGAACGTGATCTCGTCCTCGTCGGGGTCGTCTTCGATCACCAGGAACTGCGCGGCGCCGTCCGGGCCGGCGAATCGGGCGACGACCTCCTGGTAGCGGCTCAGATCCGGGCCCGCGGGGGTGGGTTCAGGCGTCGGCTCCGGGGTCGGTTCGGGAGTGGCGTCGGGTTCCTCCGTCGGCTCCGGGGTGGGGTCGGGCTCCTGCGTGGGTTCGGGGGTCGGTTCGGCGGAGGCGGTAGCCGTAGGTGTCGGGTCCGATGCTGTCTCGTCGTCGTCACCGCCGCCGGACAGGGCGATCACGCCGACGACGACGGCGATGACGGCCACGACGACGCCACCGATGATGATCGGGAACTTGAACTTCGATCCGCCGCCATCGTCTCCTTCACCGGCGGGGGTGTCGTCGGTGCCGGTGGGCGGCGGGGGCGGTCCCGCGTCTCGGCGGACCGTGCGGTCCTCGACGAAACCGGTGCTGTCGTCCCACAGCGGGTCGGGGTCGCCGACCCTCGCCAGGCGTTCGCGCCTTCTGATCTCCCGCTGGCTGTCGGTGATCGACACCAACGCCTCATAGACCGCGTTGAGCACGCTGGTTCGGAAGGTCGACCGATCGTCGGTGTCGTGGTCGCTTCCGACGATCATCCTCGGAAGGTTCCGCCGGACGTCCCAGACCCGCAGGTAGCAGCTCCAACCGCTGTAGGACCGCACCTCGCTCTCGGGATCGAGCTCGTCGTCTCGCTGCTCCCACTCGTGATACGCGAGATCGATGACGAACCAGCCGGCGAGGACCTGATCACGCCGCATCCACAGCGGTACGCGGATATCGATCGGCCGCCCGTGCTGATCGAGCGGGAAGCGCATGACCGTCCGGTGCTTCTCGAGGCTGTCGGGATCCGGATCCCTCTGGCAGTTCCCGGGAGAGAAGGTCAACATCCCCTCGACGTCGAACCCGTAGGCCCGGAGTGCGTCCTCGGCGGCGAATCGGGCCCGCAGGTGGTCCGGGTGCATGGCCTGGTCCGACCGGGGCTCCAGAGCGAAGCCGAACGAGGGCCCCGCCCATCCGATCGCCCTCGCCGCGTCCCAGCGCTCCTTGGGGACGGGTTCCCCCGACCGCCAGGCCTGGACCTCTTCGGGCGTCGCCGGCGCGACCTCGGGCTCCTCGGCGACGTCATCCGCGCCTTCCCGCGCGTCCAGTTCGGCCTCCACGGCGGCGACGGCGGCCTCCACTTCGGATCCGATCCCGATGGTCGCGTCCTCGGTCGCTGAGCGGGTTTCGTCGTCCTCATCGTCGGCCATCCCGGCGATGTCGGGACACATCTCGCGCTCGCACCGCTCGAGTAGCTCCCTCAGAATGGCGAGCCTGGACTCCGCGCGGCGGGCCACCCGCTCGTCGTTGTCCGCGCCGCGCAGCAGCTCCCGGCGTTCGAATCCGTCGGCATCGAGGGCACGCCGTCGGTCTCTCGCCGCTCGTCTGGCGCAGGCGACGATGAAGTGTCGTTTGTAGGCGATCTCGTCGCAGAGGGCCTGGCAGTGCGGGCAGTCGCTGGTGGGACGTACCGAGGCGATCTCCTCGGCGATCTCGGGTGAGTTGACGGCGCTCTCCATGTTCGTGAATCGCTCGGCGTCGCTCGGGGGGTCGCAGAGGAGGTCGCGGCAGTAGCGGAGTCGGATTCGGGCACGCCACTCGGCCTCCTCGGCGTCGACCAGCGCTTCGGGTGAGCGCAGCTCGCCGAGGAGATTCGCATCGTCGAGAGCCGAGCGGTGCCGCTGGGCGTCCCGAAGAGCGTCGTAGTCCTCACGACACGGCTCGCAGATCTCGTCGCGGGGATCCCGGTCCGGGACACCGATCGGCTCGACCTCGGTCTCGACGCCGGTCTCGGATAGCGGAAGGTCGTCGGGGGCGTCCTCCAGATCGCCCTCCCAGGAGACCTCGGGCGGGACGGGTACCTCGTCGATGAGCTCACCGAGATCGGCCATGGCGTCGTCGAGGGACATCCCGCACGAGTGAATCCGGCACTCGACGAGGCTCTGGGCCATCGTCGCCGCGCTGATGCGCTCGGTTGTGAGTCGGCGGGCGATCTCAGCTCGTGCCGCCCGGATGTCGGCGCCACGGGTGTCGCCGTACTCGCGCTCGAGGAACTCGAGGCGTCGATCGTCCGCGGCGAGCACGTCGGCGAAGCTGCGGTGCAGTGTCACCGCGTGCGCAAGAGTGTCGCACTCCTGGCAGTGCGACTCGACTGCGTTGGCGAGCCAGATGTCGTGGTGTCGTCCGCCTGGCTCGTAGGAGTCGGGGTTCGACCAGGATCGTGGAGCGTCGTCGCTCAGCCACTCCTCGTCGTCGAGTGGCGAACCCCCGTCCGAGTTGCTGCGACCCGATCCTTCGTCCCCGTCGTTCACCGTGACCCCCCGATCCGTCGAGAACAGGTTTCCCCACAGGAGAGAGGTGTACAACCGATCTTGCATTCACGAGCCGGTCTTCGGTGTTGGGTCAGCCCCTGAACTGGCGGAAGAAGTCCCGGACCTCGGTTGCGACGAGGTCGGGCTCCTCGGCGGCGGCGAAGTGGCCTCCGGCGGGCTGCAGGGTCCAGCGGGCGATGTTGGCGACCCGCTCACATGTTCTGCGCGGTGTGAAGACGAGATCACCGGGGAACACGGCCATGGCCGTCGGCGCCTCGACGATGGGGGAGCGGTCATGTGCCGGCTTCCACGGCACCGAGAAGCGGCCGTAGTAGATGCGCAGGCAGCTCCAGAAGCTGTCGGTGTGCCAGTACAGCGAGGCGAGCGTGATCAGCTCGTCTTTGCTGAAGCGGCGCTCGACGTCACGGTGACCGGTGTCGTCCTCGCAGTCGCTCCAGTTCCGGCGCCTCTCGACGAGCCAGGCGAGCAGACCAGATGGGGAATCGTGCATGGCGTACGCGAGCGACTGCGGGTCGGTGCCCTGGACCGCGGAGTGGGCCTTGGCGAACGCCAGGCGGGCCCGCGTGCGCTCCTGGTAGTCCTCTTCGCCGGGGTCGCAGTCAGCCGGGTCGATGTTCTCGCGGTCGATGCCGTTGAACGCGGGCATCGTGATCTGGAGGCCGTGAATCCGGTCGGCGTAGGCGTGGCCGAGTTCCGTGCAGACATGGGCGCCCCAGTCGCCGCCCTGGGCGCAGAACGTGTCGTACCCGAGCACGTCGACCATGAGCTTCACCCACAGGCCGGCCACGTCACGGGTGCTGTAGTGGCCCACGGACAGCGGCGTCGAGAACGTGAATCCGGGAAGCGACGGGATGACCACGTCGAAGGAGTCGGAGGCGTCGAGTCCGTGGGCGACCGGATCGGTGAGTGGCCCGATGAGGCCCCGGAGGTCCCAGAAGCTCCACGGCCAACCATGGGTGCACACGATGGGCAGCGGGTCCGGACCCTTGCCCCGTACATGGATGAAATGGATCGGGAAGCCGTCGATCTCGGTGCGGAAGTGCGGCAACTCGTTCATGGCCGCCTCGTGGGCCCGCCAGTCGTAGCGGTGCCGCCAGTGATCGACGAGTTCTTCGAGATAGGGGCGGGGGGTCCCGTAGCGCCAGTTGTCGTTGTCGGCGTCTCCGGGCCAGCGGATCGAGGCGAGCCGGCGGTCGAGGTCGTCGAGCGACGACTGTGGGATGTCGATTCTGAACTCGTCGACCGTGGTCATCGCCGTCCCGATTCCTCGCGTGTCGATGGGGGCCGCCAAGACCGTAGTGGCACCCGCGTGGGCTGGTACTTTCGACTGCCCAGGCCACGACATCCGAGACGTCACAAATGCACGGATCCGCCACTGACATCGAGACCCCCGCTGTGGTCATGGTCGGCTTCGACGCCATGGATCCCGGCTTGGCCCGTGAGCTCGCCGAACGTGGCGAGATGCCGAATCTCAAGCGGCTGTTCGATGAGGCTGCCAACGCCGTGGTGCGCAACCCGGTCGGCTTCGTCGTCGGCGGCGTCTGGCCGTCGTTCATCACGGCCACCCCACCTTCGGTCCACGGCCGTCACTGCTACGCGCAGCTCCGACCGGGCAGCTACGACGTCGTCGACGTGAGCCCGCTGGGAATCGAAGGAAAGCCCTGGTGGCAGCCGCTGATGGAGGCCGGAGGACGTGTGTGCAACGTGGACATCCCGTTCACGATCCCGCGCCCGGATCTCGGTGGCGTGCAGATCGTCGACTGGGGCACCCACGACCGGTGTCTGGACTTCGTGACGGTTCCGGAGGCGGAGGCCCACCGGATCCTGGACCGGTTCGGAGCCCATGTGACGCCGGGGATGTGCGATGCGGTGATCGCCCGGGGCCGATGGGCGGAGTTGCGCGACCAACTATTGACGGGCCCGGCGACGCGCACCGACATCGTCCTCGACCAGCTCGCGCGGGCGGACTTCGACCTCGTCCAGGTCGTCCACGCCGAGAGCCACTGTGTCGGTCATCAGTTCTGGAAGGTCCATGACCCGGACTACGTGGACCACGACCCACAGTTGCGGGCGCACCTCGGCGACCCACTCGTCGACGTCTACAGGGCCCTCGACACCGAGCTGGGTCGTCTTCTGGAGGCCACTGCGGGCGCACTCGTGTTCGTCCTACTCAGCCACGGGATGGGTCCACACCACGACGGAGATCACCTCGTCCCCGAGATCCTGCGCCGGCTCGATCAGGGTGCTTCGGAGCAGTCCGGCACCGAGCATCTGTCCCGGGTCGTCCAGCGGGCGAAGGCGGCCGTGCGTCCCCTGGTCCCGGGGCGCCTACTGGACCGCTACTACGTGCGTCGTCGCAATTCGGAGACCGTGAAGGCCCAGGCTGCGCAGAACCGGGCCCGCTCGCGGTTCTTCCACCACGTGAACAACACGATGTACAGCGGCATCCGCCTCAACCTCGCCGGCCGCGAACCACAGGGGCGCGTAATGACGCACGAGGTGGACGACACCATTGCGATGTTGACGGAGCAATTCGAAGCTCTCGTCGAACACGGGACGGGTCGCCATGTCGTCAATCGCGTGATCCGCGTCTCCGACATCTACGAAGGGCCTCACCTGGTCGACCTTCCCGACCTTCTCGTCGACTGGAATCGCGATGAGCCGATCGGCGACGTGTCATCGCCGTCCGTCGGCCGCGTCCTGAGCCACTACGTGGGCCAGCGGAGCGGGGACCACCGTCTCGACGGCCGGATCTTCGTCACCGGGCCCGGTGCCGACTCTGTCGGACTGGGCGACGAGATCGACTGCCTCGAGGTCGGCCCGATGATCGCCTCCCGGGTGTTGGAGCGCCTCGGGGTCGACGATGGTGATCGCGAACCGGCGTAGCTCACCCGCGGCCCCGGGTGGCGCGAGCTCGGATCGAGCGGAACATCGTTGATCACGGCCTGAACGTGGCGTCTGGGGTGCGGTGAGGGGACGGCCCGTCATCTGCCGTGAGGGATTGGACTCACTGCGTTCACAAGATGGAAGCACCCGGTTCGCGTTGCGTCGCTAGCGTGCTCTTCGAACCGCACGGGCCCCCACCGACACCCGTGCGGCTCGATCCGCGAAGGATCGCGGTGGTGTCTTCCGATAACCCCCCCTCGGAAGGCACCACCGCGCCCGCGCGGTGGTCATCTCACGGTCGGGTGACGGCGGCTCGCGCAGCGGGAACCGGCCCCGGAGGGTCCGTC
Encoded proteins:
- a CDS encoding DMT family transporter — its product is MHKVALHGSLVANVILWGFTFPAIARILEHVDAIQLTTIWVTANAAVFAALMYSRPAKRPRVTRSDLPRLLLMGVVAVPMTQIPVVYGQRFLSPPLTSVIVSTSPVWATLLAVALLSERIRPRQVAGFAIALCGATIVILAGSGETELTVDNPWGAALTLVTPIGWALYTVLSKTMTDMDRYSPVDGVGLVLVAGALTMIPLMPHAAKALDDLPASAWGWMLFLVFGGTVGPYLIWFRALRRLDASQTAAYMFGVPFAALGASWLVLDIVPDAIALVGGGLIIGGVVVAQLAADNSNPPERSAANDARVGNRR
- a CDS encoding molybdopterin-dependent oxidoreductase, which produces MEGDLVHPRERYSERAQRRPGVTVRSPSASAGRDVVLVDDDFDCEITGSVVLGDDDVPQNLAVAPARRGRLALPHGIVREEGFRPMRRVALAHWGAYEIGSDGSLRGTPTDPDPSTIGLPADALRSQRVLAPMVRRSWLDHGVLSHPERRGVDDLLPVEWDRALDIVAEAFETIRDAHGNESIFAGSYGWASAGRFHHAQSQLKRFLNCLGGYVDSVGTYSTGAAEVVAPRVTGLSEAELERIAPPLDEVVANTDLVVSFGGFPAGNTQVAGGGPTEHLYRPSLRALRDRGCRFVTIGPLRGGFDRELGAEWIPMRPGTDAAMMIGLASELVGRATTSAASAPLLANDLGPFLAYLRGDDRGAPRDATWAASICDVDADVIRGLATALGRRRSLVNATWSTQRTENGEQAVWSLLALGVVIGQMGRPGCGVAFGYGSMGSIGDPVVRPSLPALPRGANPVGVTIPVSRIADALESPGGRYMFDGASATYPDIRLVWWCGGNPFHHAQDLNRLSRAFTRPEAVIVNEPYLTATAARADVVLASTLGAERRDIGGASTGRHIVLTTPVGPPPGDARDDHEIFVAMARRLGVEHEFTGGRDPEAWMESFYEKAIANEPSRHPRGRSPSLMG
- a CDS encoding molybdopterin dinucleotide binding domain-containing protein, with the protein product MIERSATGPTGRLAAFLADPDGCPLPTVSGRLEITVGEAEHLLGPGARVHPAWYEPTEWLGSAAPGQLHLVTPMPSTRLHSQFAALEAEVPPARLNAVTARDVGVSDGQEVRVVNDRGSCAARIVVTPDVADGVLVIENGRWLDVDVDGHCRRGNVNVVTSDRPTSSWGQATAAHSCLVRLEPA
- a CDS encoding epoxide hydrolase, which gives rise to MTTVDEFRIDIPQSSLDDLDRRLASIRWPGDADNDNWRYGTPRPYLEELVDHWRHRYDWRAHEAAMNELPHFRTEIDGFPIHFIHVRGKGPDPLPIVCTHGWPWSFWDLRGLIGPLTDPVAHGLDASDSFDVVIPSLPGFTFSTPLSVGHYSTRDVAGLWVKLMVDVLGYDTFCAQGGDWGAHVCTELGHAYADRIHGLQITMPAFNGIDRENIDPADCDPGEEDYQERTRARLAFAKAHSAVQGTDPQSLAYAMHDSPSGLLAWLVERRRNWSDCEDDTGHRDVERRFSKDELITLASLYWHTDSFWSCLRIYYGRFSVPWKPAHDRSPIVEAPTAMAVFPGDLVFTPRRTCERVANIARWTLQPAGGHFAAAEEPDLVATEVRDFFRQFRG
- a CDS encoding alkaline phosphatase family protein → MHGSATDIETPAVVMVGFDAMDPGLARELAERGEMPNLKRLFDEAANAVVRNPVGFVVGGVWPSFITATPPSVHGRHCYAQLRPGSYDVVDVSPLGIEGKPWWQPLMEAGGRVCNVDIPFTIPRPDLGGVQIVDWGTHDRCLDFVTVPEAEAHRILDRFGAHVTPGMCDAVIARGRWAELRDQLLTGPATRTDIVLDQLARADFDLVQVVHAESHCVGHQFWKVHDPDYVDHDPQLRAHLGDPLVDVYRALDTELGRLLEATAGALVFVLLSHGMGPHHDGDHLVPEILRRLDQGASEQSGTEHLSRVVQRAKAAVRPLVPGRLLDRYYVRRRNSETVKAQAAQNRARSRFFHHVNNTMYSGIRLNLAGREPQGRVMTHEVDDTIAMLTEQFEALVEHGTGRHVVNRVIRVSDIYEGPHLVDLPDLLVDWNRDEPIGDVSSPSVGRVLSHYVGQRSGDHRLDGRIFVTGPGADSVGLGDEIDCLEVGPMIASRVLERLGVDDGDREPA